The DNA region GCTCCTCAGGCTGCAGCAGGCAGCACagaacacctggagagagagacacactcaaTTATATTACACCTCTCTGGCCTCTTTCCTGTCCATGTAGATCAGTCTGCTCCTCCGGCTGCACagaacacctggagagagagagacacacacacacacactccggctGCAGCAGGCAGCACAGAACACCTGGAGACacattgaagagaattggaaatggaatttcagtgtacttcctgaatggacTGTAATTGACCCCCTAACCCTGCTCTGGAGTGCCAGCATGTcgtgtctctgtgtgagagatAAGGTCACGACCTCCGCTGTACCTTAATGCTAAGCATCCTCCTCTCCAGCCTGGCTTCTACCCCAATTCAGCTTCTACCCCAATTCAGCTTCTACCCCAATTCAGCTTATACACTGAATTCATCCACACACACCGTTCAGGCACACATTTGTAATGAAATCTCACAGCTTCCCCTTCCCgctggggaggggggagggagcgtGTGTGTGACCTTGGGAAACTGAGACCGTGTTTATCCACAAGTCCATACCTGTCCCAGTGCAAGATTCAGCTATCCTAGAACATCCTAGAACAACCCAGCTCAGCTTCAACAATTCAAATGGGTTTATTTTATAGGAATAGGTAATTTAGTTAAATATCAGAAAACAAATCATTCATTCTGGCTTTAGTGGCAGCGTCCACGAGAACGCGGGGGCAGCGTCCACGAGAACGCGGGGGCAGCGTCCACGAGAACGCGGGGGCAGCGTCCACGAGAACGCGGGGGCAGCGTCCACGAGAACGCGGGGGCAGCCTCCACGAGAACGGTGGCGTAGCCTCCACGAGAACGGTGGCAGCGTCCACGAGAACGGTGGCAGCGTCCACGAGAACGGTGGCAGCGTCCACGAGAACGGTGGCAGCGTCCACGAGAACGGTGGCAGCGTCCACGAGAACGGTGGCGTAGTCTACGAGAACGGTGGCAGCGTCCACGAGAACGGTGGCGTAGTCTACGAGAACGGTGGCAGCGTCCACGAGAACGGTGGCGTAGTCTACGAGAACGGTGGCGTAGTCTACGAGAACGGTGGCGTAGTCTACGAGAACGGTGGCGTAGTCTACGAGAACGGTGGCGTAGTCTACGAGAACGGTGGCAGCGTCCACGAGAACGGTGGCAGCGTCCACGAGAACGGAGGCGTAGTCTACGAGAACGGTGGCGTAGTCTACGAGAACGGTGGCGTAGTCTACGAGAACGGTGGCGTAGTCTACGAGAACGGAAGGCGTAGTCTACGAGAACGGAAGGCGTAGTCTACGAGAACGGAAGGCGTAGTCTACGAGAAAGGACGGCGTAGTCTACGAGAAAGGACGGCGTAGTCTACGAGAAAGGACGGCGTAGTCTACGAGAAAGGACGGCGTAGTCTACGAGAAAGGACGGCGTAGTCTACGAGAAAGGACGGCGTAGTCCACGAGAAAGGACGGCGTAGTCTACGAGAAAGGACGGCGTAGTCTACGAGAAAGGACGGCGTAGTCTACGAGAACGGAAAGGCGTAGTCTACGAGAACAGGACGGCGTAGTCTACGAGAAAGGACGGCGTAGTCTACGAGAAAGGACGGCGTAGTCTACGAGAACGGACGGCGTAGTCTACGAGAAAGGACGGCGTAGTCTACGAGAAAGGACGGCGTAGTCTACGAGAACGGACGGCGTAGTCTACGAGAAAGGACGGCGTAGTCTACGAGAATAGAGCTGCTCCTGTGTTGTGTACCATAGTGCCTTACGCTTTATTACGGGATCATGTGTTCATtacacatcactgcattctgTATCAGAAGGGAGGCTGGCCCTCAAGTCTCATAGATCAATGCACTGCTCTCTGTTTATAAAGCCCTCTTGTGCAAACTTCCGCCATACTTCACTTCATTGTTAAATTACAGACATACGAGTCACCAGACCCACAGGGATGACTAATTCTGGAGGTCTCTTTAATCTCCACTGAGTTAGGTACATTTGCTGTGAGTGTTTCTGCACCTTACTTGTGGAATGATCTCCCAAGCACTCCAAAATAGGATGCATTTCAGACAAATGTTAGGAGACCTTGTTACTGAACAATGTTTATCATTGGGGTCTACTTTTCCCATCTTGTTCTGTATAACATGTATATGAATGTGTTTATTGATGTGTATTGTTGTGTTAAACAGGGCTGACCTGGAAAacagaccttggtctcagcatcgacttcctgtcaaaataaaggatcCATAAATAATAGACTCTGCACCCACCTTTCCACAGGCCCTGCAGTGATGCCTCCTCTTGGTGAAGGTAAAGCGGACCTCACACTTCATACAGACTGGAGCCTGGGAGTCAGGGACCCACACGGGGGCTACCTCCCCCAGGGAGGAGAGCTGTTTCCTGGGCAGAGCCCCCTGGTGGTGATACCCTGCCTGGAGGTCATTGTCCGGGCTGCTCTCTGACCCCAGCACCAGGCCCGACGATGACGACGGAGACCCGTTTAGCAACTCCCCGTTAACAACCTCGACACAACCACCAGGGTCACCCCTGGCAACGACGGTTCCTGTATCCATGGTTATGTCACCGGCACGGTTATCATGGTTCTTGCAGacggcggtggtggtggtggtgttaacGGTAGGTGACAGTTGGTTCTGGACCTGTCCGGATAGCGACCAGGGGATCTGGAGTTTTAGAGTGACCGCTTGTTTGGGACGCGCTCCGCCGAACGGCACGCTTACCAGCTCCAGACGAGTGTTGTTGAGTTTGGAGGGAACACTGCTATCTCCTCCTCCGCTCTCTAGGttgctctcctccatctccttctcctcgGTTACGGAGTCCTccttggagggaggaggggggagagactggccctcctcctctctgctccctttgtcctcctcccctctgctccctttctcctcctcttcctccctgctccctcggtcctcctcctcttcctctctgctccctcggtcctcctcttcctcctccctgctccctcggtcctcctctttctcctctctgctccctcggtcctcctctttctcctccctgctccctcggtcctcctctttctcctctctgctccctcggtcctcctctttctcctccctgctccctcggtcctcctctttctcctccctgctccctcggtcctcctcctcttcctccctgctccctcggtcttcctcctccctgctccctcggtcctcctctttctcctctctgctccctcggtcctcctcctcttcagtagCCATGGCGCTGGTAAgaactctctctccatcctgactgcctctactctccttctccattTCTCCCATCAACCTCTTCTGCTTCTGAGAGGAATTCCTACACTCCTTCCGCTCTGTCGGTCCCTCCATCAATCCATTCTTAACAGTATTTCCATGACTTTCCCTGTAAGGGATTCCTTCCTCATGTGACTGTACCCCAGCCATTCCAGCCTCCTCCCCACCACTGTCCTGAATAGGTGACCAGGCACCAGCTCTCTCAGTCTCTGGCTTGGAGTTAACCTTCTCTGCCATCGCCTCAACCCGTCCCAGCCTCTCCTCAATGGTCAAGTGTGTGTGACTAACGTGGGAGCTTCCATCACCCCTCTCCCCCACAGAGGCATCAGTACGTGGGTCCGAGGGTGTGGGGGGTAAAGGGGTCACCCATGTCTGGTTCCCCTTGCAGGGATCTTCACTGAGCCCGTTGAGGGCAGGGCTGGCTGGACTAGAGGGGCTGATagaggagtggtgttggtacgGAGGGGGGCTGGAGGAGGCCGACACAGGGGGAGACGAGCCCTCCTCACCCCCAACCAGCTTGCCGATGTTGGGCTGGGGGAGCGGAGGGCTCTGCACGTCTGCACGGCAGTCTGGGAGTTCTTCTCCCCAGAGTGGGAGCTCGGCGGCGGGGTGGCGTTTGGCGTCGGGCCCCTGGGGGTCGCTGGATGACGGGTCGGGGGGCGGGGGTGTCTTTAAGGTGAGGGGGCCGAGGTCAGGGGTCAAAGCCAGGGCACGGTTCGGAGATAGTAGGTGGGCAGGAGGGGCCAGGATCTGAATCCACTTATCAGACAGACTCGGACTGTCAGTCTCAtctgggaagggagagaggagaatgaaacactggacaggaaatagaagaGTCCATGAGATATCAAACaaccggagagagagaaagagggaaggatattaccagagacaacaggagagagagagagagggaaggatattaccagagacaacaggagagagagagagagggaaggatattACCAGAGAcaacaggaaagagagagagagggaaagatattACCAGAGAcaacaggaaagagagagagagggaaagacattACCAGAGAcaacaggaaagagagagagagggaaagatattACCAGAGAcaacaggaaagagagagagagggaaagatattACCAGAGACAACAGGAAAGAGGGAAGGATATTACCAGAGACAACAGGAAAGAGGGAAGGATATTACCAGAGACAACAGGAAAGAGGGAAGGATATTACCAGAGACAACAGGAAAGAGGGAAGGATATTaccagagacaacaggagagagggaaggatattaccagagacaacaggagagagggaaggatattaccagagacaacaggagagagggaaggatattaccagagacaacaggagagagagagagagggaaagatattACCAGAGACAACAGGAAAGAGGGAAGGATATTaccagagacaacaggagagagagggaaggatattaccagagacaacaggagagagagagggaaggatattaccagagacaacaggagagagagagggaaggatattaccagagacaacaggagagagagggaaggatattACCAGAGACAACAGGAAAGAGGGAAGGATATTaccagagacaacaggagagagagagagagagagagggcaggatattaccagagacaacaggagagagggaaggatattaccagagacaacaggagagagagggaaggatattACCAGAGACAACAGGAAAGAGGGAAGGATATTaccagagacaacaggagagagagagggaaggatattaccagagacaacaggagagagagagggaaggatattACCAGAGACAACAGGAAAGAGGGAAGGATATTaccagagacaacaggagagagagggaaggatattaccagagacaacaggagagagagggaaggatattACCAGAGACAACAGGAAAGAGGGAAGGATATTACCAGAGACAACAGGAAAGAGGGAAGGATATTaccagagacaacaggagagagagggaaggatattaccagagacaacaggagagagggaaggatattACCAGAGACAACAGGAAAGAGGGAAGGATATTACCAGAGACAACAGGAAAGAGGGAAGGATATTACCAGAGACAACAGGAGAACTGGAAGGATATTaccagagacaacaggagagagagggaaggatattaccagagacaacaggagagagggaaggatattACCAGAGACAACAGGAGAACTGGAATGTAATACTAAACCACCAAATACAAACTGTGTTACTGAAAGGTGTGGAGAAATGAAGTAACGAGGCTGGAATGGGTGGTGGGATGTATTGGGAGGGAGGTGGCTTGAAAATTGACTaatttccctcctcctcccctctttcctccctgaCACTTGAATACTGTCTGGAATGTTGGGAGGAGTCCACATTCCTGAACACTTAattccataacacacacacactacacacccacccacccgacACACACCCAGTTAATCTGCCAAGCTGGATCTGGCAGAGGACTCCCAGATAATCACTCACAGCCTGAAcacacactgagctctctgtACCGTGACATGGCAGGCACACACAACCACCCAACCGAgcgcctgcatgtgtgtgtgataatTCATGGTGTCACCTTGAAGGAACAAAATGGGGAAGACACCCCATTTCTCATTATCACAGACCCAGCCTCAACACAGCATGACTCCAATCTTACACTGCTGATCTCTGCACTAGCCTTTAAATAGACACAGTTAAtggataacacacacactgaaccgtCCAATAGACACAGTTAATGGATAAAACACACACTGAACTGTCCAATAGACACAGTTAATGGATAAAACACACACTGAACCGTCCAATAGACACAGCCAAACACACACTGAACCGTCCAATAGACACAGTTAAtggataacacacacactgaaccgtCCAATGGACACAGCCAAACACACACTGAACCGTCCAATAGACACAGCCAAACACACACTGAACCGTCCAATAGACACTGTATAACGATGACTATGGAGGTCCTGTCCGTCTCCACATTTTCAAAACGTACAAGtgaatgtcacacacacacacacaaccaaataCATGAGGCACTATTTATCCATTCTATAAGCTGTGTCCCCTATCTGCCCGTTAccctcttggtgtgtgtgtgtgtgtcttacaaaACACACTTATACTCTGCCTTAACACACCacagctgtgtttacacaggcagcccaattctgatctagggcggtgtttacacaggcagcccaattctgttcTTTTtccccaattattggcaaaagtgCTGGGTCAAAAGACTAATTGgtggaaaaagatcagaattgggctgcctgtgtaaacacctccctagatcagaattgggctgcctgtgtaaacacagccttggCGTACTAAAACAAATTTCCTCTGCTTTGCTTAAACATACATACTttagagagaagggtagagaatcgGACCACAGCACAGTAAGTGCAAATCTGATTGGTGGGTTGATGGATCGATTGGTTAAATTTGTTAATTGACTCACCTTGCTTCTGTTCAAAGTCATCCAACACTTTATCCAGGTTGAAGGCCTCTGCCTGGAAGTAGTTCTCCATGAGTCAGGTACCTCCACCCTGACACACGCCGCAGGAACCTGTTAAAATATGGTTAACGCCGGGTTAGTACCGGCACTGGAAGTGGTTCTCTGGGTTAGTGCCAATGGGTTAACACCTTCTCGatctcttcttctccctccccATGTCTCGCTCATCAGGCAAtcatctccctcactccctcacctGTCCAGAGGTCCTCTCCAACAGCAGTCCTGGGTAGCTGTGATCTCCTTCTCACTCAGCCTCACTTCCTCATCCAGTCTGGCCAGCGCCAAGCGCCCATACCTGCGACGACAAAAATAACTGTCACACTCAAGCTCATCAAATATAGGCCTATAACATGGTTTTAACGTTTCAATCCCACACCTGTTGAGTGCATTCTGATCACCTATTACTGAATGAATGCACACTTCAGGgaaaagacgagagagagagagaaaggaattgACTGCAGTCTTGGTCTGATAGAGGATAAAGATCAATGGCCAATCGGAGAagaacagtacacacacacacctggccagtCTTCTTGCTGACCAGGACCTCAGGGGTAAAAACTGTACTGTCTGAACTTCAGAGTGGcgcaggcgtcactacagaccatggttcgattccgggctgtatcacaaccggccgttattgggagtcccatagggtggcgcaaaaTTGCCACAGCGTCGTCCTGgtcagggtttggccggggtaggtcgtcactgtaaataagaatttgttcttacctgacttgcctagttaaaggttaaataaaacattttttttaccagGGACCAGAGATTTTGAAGAGTGACAGTTttacaaatatatttagatttgtttaacacttttctggcttctatatgattccataggtgttatttcatagttgatgtcttcactattattctacaatgtagaaaatagtaaaaataaagaaaaacccttgaatgagtaagtgtgtccaaactttcactggtactgtatgctgagcacttgttgcccacttttccttcactctgctgtccaactcatcccaaaccatctcaactgggttgaggtcaggtgattgtggaggccaggccatctgatgcagcactccatcactctccttcttggtcaaatagcccttacacagcctggaggtgtgttgggtcattgtcctgttgaaaaacaaatgatagtcccactggcaggaactaatggggatccataataaaccccaggaagagtagctgctgacttggcaggaactaatggggatccataataaaccccaggaagagtagctactgccttggcaggaactaatggggatccttaacaAGTACAAATACTAATCCTAAATAACAGAAAAAACAGCATTGAATGTAGCTAGGCTAGCATATCACCTCATATTGAATGTAGCTAGGCTAGCATATCACCTCATATTGAATGTAGCTAGGCTAGCATATCACCTCATATTGAATGTAGCTAGGCTAGCATATCACCTCATATTGAATGTAGCTAGGCTAGCATATCACCTCATATTGAATGTAGCTAGGCTAGCATATCACCTCATATTGAATGTAGCTAGGCTAGCATATCACCTCATATTGAATGTAGCTAGGCTAGCATATCACCTCATATTGAATGTAGCTAGGCTAGCATATCACCTCATATTGAATGTAGCTAGGCTAGCATATCACCTCATATTGAATGTAGCTAGGCTAGCATATCACCTCATATTGAATGTAGCTAGGCTAGCATATCACCTCATATTGAATGTAGCTAGGCTAGCATATCACCTCATATTGAATGTAGCTAGGCTAGCATATCACCTCATATTGAATGTAGCTAGGCTAGCATATCACCTCATATTGAATGTAGCTAGGCTAGCATATCACCTCATATTGAATGTAGCTAGGCTAGCATATCACCTCATATTGAATGTAGCTAGGCTAGCATATCACCTCATATTGAATGTAGCTAGGCTAGCATATCACCTCATATTGAATGTAGCTAGGCTAGCATATCACCTCATATTGAATGTAGCTAGGCTAGCATATCACCTCATATTGAATGTAGCTAGGCTAGCATATCACCTCATATTGAATGTAGCTAGGCTAGCATATCACCTCATATTGAATGTAGCTAGGCTAGCATATCACCTCATATTGAATGTAGCTAGGCTAGCATATCACCTCATATTGAATGTAGCTAGGCTAGCATATCACCTCATATTGAATGTAGCTAGGCTAGCATAATCACCTCATATTGAATGTAGCTAGGCTAGCATAATCACCTCATATCAAAACACCAGGATGGGATCTGCTTTATCAAAGAAATTGCCAAAATGACAGGAGAACATGGAGTGGAATGtttgctaaaaaaaataaaatggtaCCCAGGACGCTGTTCGGTACCCAAACAAGCAACACTTTTGATGAGTCAGTTTGTTATCTGGTTAGCATCCATCTCTCTTCATTGTTAGTTAACTAGCAAACAAACAAAGAAACCAAATAGACATAGCCAGTGTGTCCATTGTTGTTAGAATGATGTATGCTGGCTACATAAAATAGCGAGGCATCCACAACAAACAAATGTCCAAACAAAACTAGCTACAAATGGACTTTGTAACGGTCACGCTACAGTCGGTAGTggtcatttagctagctagctggccagTTAGCCAACTACTGTTAACTATGGGACAGGCTTGGGTTATTGACGTGCTCAATAGCCTAGTTAAAAATTGTAAGAAAATTGTAGTTAGCTGCCGTTTTTACGGGCTCCTATCTCCTCCGGCACCGTTTAATATTTAAGATTAAGAGGCAAAatacttgtttgtttttttagaTGTTTCTGTCGGCGCCATTTTTCAGCCTAGTGTGATAATGTAAAGTAACCTCTTCCAcctgactaaatcaaatcaaatgtatttataaagcccttcttacatcagttgatatctcaaagtgctgtacagaaacccagcctaaaaccccccaacagcaagcaatgcaggtgtagaagcactggcACTAAAT from Salvelinus fontinalis isolate EN_2023a chromosome 26, ASM2944872v1, whole genome shotgun sequence includes:
- the LOC129823567 gene encoding zinc finger FYVE domain-containing protein 9-like isoform X4; translated protein: MENYFQAEAFNLDKVLDDFEQKQDETDSPSLSDKWIQILAPPAHLLSPNRALALTPDLGPLTLKTPPPPDPSSSDPQGPDAKRHPAAELPLWGEELPDCRADVQSPPLPQPNIGKLVGGEEGSSPPVSASSSPPPYQHHSSISPSSPASPALNGLSEDPCKGNQTWVTPLPPTPSDPRTDASVGERGDGSSHVSHTHLTIEERLGRVEAMAEKVNSKPETERAGAWSPIQDSGGEEAGMAGVQSHEEGIPYRESHGNTVKNGLMEGPTERKECRNSSQKQKRLMGEMEKESRGSQDGERVLTSAMATEEEEDRGSREEKEEDRGSREEEDRGSREEEEEDRGSREEKEEDRGSREEKEEDRGSREEKEEDRGSREEKEEDRGSREEKEEDRGSREEEEEDRGSREEEEEDRGSREEEEEKGSRGEEDKGSREEEGQSLPPPPSKEDSVTEEKEMEESNLESGGGDSSVPSKLNNTRLELVSVPFGGARPKQAVTLKLQIPWSLSGQVQNQLSPTVNTTTTTAVCKNHDNRAGDITMDTGTVVARGDPGGCVEVVNGELLNGSPSSSSGLVLGSESSPDNDLQAGYHHQGALPRKQLSSLGEVAPVWVPDSQAPVCMKCEVRFTFTKRRHHCRACGKVFCAACCSLRSRLIYMDRKEARVCITCHSALLSGSKVFHPRERRRVWFADGILPNGEAAESPKLPATSPAPSQTLAVSQCSNKSLASDLREASSPAPAATVGSPVGSSISLIPEDGLPPILISTGVKGGMRGHSTAPPSDYKVEERPSETLLMQQLEEGGPDPLVFVLNANLLAMVKLVNYVNRKCWYVTTKGMHAVGQAEVVVLLQCLPDEKSIPKDLFSHFVQLYQEALTGNVLTHLGHSFFTQSFLGSREHGGFLYVTPSFQSLQDLMLPNPPYLFGVLLQKWETPWAKMFPIRLMLRLGAEYRFYPCPLFSVRFRKPLFGETGHTIMTLLVDFCNYQYTLSMVKGLVVDMEVKKTCIKIPSNRYNELMKAMNKSNEHVLAMGACFNEQADSHLVCIQNDDGNYQTQAISIHHQPRKVTGACFFVFSGSLKAASGYLAKTSIVEDGVMVQITAETMDALRQALRDMKDFSITCGWADQEDSQEHVHIQWIDDDHNFFNKGVISPIDGKSMEFITSVKIFHGSEFKANGKVIRWTEVFFLQSDDQDQPNGLSDPADHSRLTENVARAFCVALGPHLKRLKEDGMAKLGLRVTLESDQVGYLAGSNGQPLLSHYLSDLDSTLIPVIHRGACQLSEGPVVMELVFYILEILS